Proteins co-encoded in one Campylobacter jejuni genomic window:
- a CDS encoding nitronate monooxygenase — translation MNLQPLQIGKHTIKYPIFQGGMGLGISWDRLASAVSLNGGLGIISSVGTGYYEERKYASKELNAKPYGSENFYSRKGLQALINNARKVCGDAPLGCNILCASNDYARIARDACEVGFNVIVSGAGLPTNLPEFTADFPDVALVPIISSAKALKIICKRWQSRYNRLPDAVVLEGPKSGGHQGFTYEQCLDPNYQLEKLIAPVVEEAKNWGSFPVIAAGGIWDKKDIENAISLGASGVQMGTRFIGTFECDASEEFKSVLLASKEEDIELIKSPVGYPARGVRTHLLNLVDKRMGPKINCISNCVAPCGRGKEATKVGYCIADRLFDAWSGKKETGLFFTGANGYRLDKLISVKELMEKLVNGE, via the coding sequence ATGAATTTACAACCCTTACAAATAGGAAAACATACTATAAAATATCCCATTTTTCAAGGAGGAATGGGACTAGGCATAAGCTGGGATAGATTAGCTTCTGCAGTTTCTTTAAATGGTGGACTTGGGATTATTTCTTCTGTGGGAACAGGATATTATGAAGAAAGAAAGTATGCAAGTAAAGAATTAAACGCTAAGCCTTATGGAAGTGAAAATTTTTACTCACGCAAGGGTTTGCAAGCTTTGATTAATAATGCAAGAAAAGTTTGTGGCGATGCACCTTTGGGGTGTAATATCTTATGTGCAAGTAATGATTATGCAAGAATAGCACGCGATGCTTGTGAGGTTGGTTTTAATGTGATTGTTTCAGGCGCTGGACTTCCTACAAATTTACCTGAATTTACTGCAGATTTTCCTGATGTGGCTTTAGTGCCTATCATTTCATCTGCAAAGGCTTTAAAAATTATTTGCAAAAGATGGCAAAGCCGTTACAATCGCTTACCTGATGCAGTGGTTTTAGAAGGGCCAAAAAGTGGAGGTCATCAAGGTTTTACTTATGAGCAGTGCTTAGATCCGAATTATCAGCTAGAAAAATTAATCGCTCCTGTGGTAGAAGAGGCTAAAAATTGGGGGTCTTTTCCCGTGATTGCTGCAGGTGGAATTTGGGATAAAAAAGATATAGAAAATGCTATTTCTTTAGGGGCTAGTGGTGTTCAAATGGGAACGCGTTTCATAGGAACTTTTGAATGCGATGCGAGTGAAGAGTTTAAAAGCGTTTTGCTAGCTTCTAAAGAAGAAGATATAGAGCTTATTAAATCTCCTGTGGGTTATCCTGCTCGTGGAGTTAGAACCCATCTTTTAAATTTGGTAGATAAAAGAATGGGTCCAAAGATTAATTGTATAAGCAATTGTGTAGCGCCTTGTGGACGTGGAAAAGAGGCGACTAAAGTAGGGTATTGTATAGCAGATAGGCTTTTTGATGCGTGGTCAGGCAAAAAAGAAACAGGACTTTTCTTTACAGGTGCAAATGGATATCGTTTAGATAAGCTTATCAGTGTTAAAGAACTTATGGAAAAATTGGTTAATGGTGAATAA
- the tyrS gene encoding tyrosine--tRNA ligase has product MDIKKILAEVKRGCAELIDEERIENLIKNYYEKGDNFFIKAGFDPTAPDLHLGHSVVLTKMAFLQKHGAIVQFLIGDFTGQIGDPSGKSATRKKLDKEQVLINAKTYETQVFKVLDKEKTQIKFNSTWLNELGAAGIVELTSTFSVARMLERDDFTKRFKEQSPISICEFLYPLLQGYDSVALKSDIEMGGTDQKFNLLMGRQLQRVYNIGKEQAVIMMPLLEGLDGVNKMSKSLNNYIGVTEKANDMYAKILSISDELMFRYYELLSQKSLEEIAQIKKDIEKGNLHPKKAKENLALEITERFHSKEEANNAKSEFDKIHSQNALPSDMAEFEIQGKIWLAKALVECGLESSTSAARRSISANAVSVNSQKVSDEQMYLEQGEYILQIGKRKFAKLKVKE; this is encoded by the coding sequence ATGGATATAAAAAAAATATTAGCAGAAGTTAAGCGTGGTTGTGCAGAGCTTATTGATGAAGAAAGAATAGAAAATTTAATTAAAAATTATTATGAAAAGGGTGACAATTTCTTTATAAAGGCAGGGTTTGATCCTACAGCGCCTGATTTACATTTAGGCCATAGCGTGGTTTTAACAAAAATGGCTTTTTTGCAAAAACATGGAGCTATTGTGCAGTTTTTGATTGGAGATTTTACAGGACAAATTGGCGATCCAAGTGGAAAAAGTGCAACGCGTAAAAAGCTGGATAAAGAGCAAGTTTTAATCAATGCTAAAACTTATGAAACGCAGGTTTTTAAGGTTTTGGATAAAGAAAAAACACAGATTAAGTTTAATTCTACTTGGCTTAATGAACTTGGAGCCGCGGGTATAGTAGAGCTTACTTCAACTTTTAGTGTAGCTAGAATGCTTGAGCGTGACGATTTTACCAAGAGATTTAAAGAGCAAAGCCCTATTTCGATTTGTGAGTTTTTATATCCCTTACTTCAAGGATATGATAGCGTGGCTTTAAAAAGCGATATTGAAATGGGTGGAACGGATCAAAAATTTAATCTTTTAATGGGAAGACAGCTTCAAAGAGTTTATAACATAGGAAAAGAACAAGCTGTGATTATGATGCCTTTACTCGAAGGTTTAGACGGTGTAAACAAAATGAGTAAGAGTTTAAATAATTACATTGGTGTTACAGAAAAAGCTAATGATATGTATGCTAAAATTTTAAGTATTAGTGATGAATTGATGTTTAGATATTATGAACTTTTAAGTCAAAAAAGCTTAGAAGAAATCGCACAAATAAAAAAAGATATAGAAAAAGGCAATTTACATCCTAAAAAAGCTAAAGAAAATTTAGCTTTAGAGATTACGGAGCGTTTTCACTCCAAAGAAGAGGCTAATAATGCTAAGTCTGAATTTGATAAAATTCATTCTCAAAATGCTTTGCCAAGCGATATGGCTGAGTTTGAAATACAAGGAAAAATTTGGCTTGCTAAGGCTTTAGTTGAATGTGGTTTGGAAAGTTCTACTTCTGCGGCAAGAAGAAGCATCAGTGCTAATGCAGTAAGTGTAAATTCTCAAAAAGTTAGCGACGAGCAAATGTATTTAGAACAAGGAGAATACATCTTACAAATAGGTAAAAGAAAATTTGCAAAATTAAAGGTAAAAGAATGA
- the spoT gene encoding RelA/SpoT family protein, translated as MKPIDEELLLEQLIDNVKNCKDLEAAKALLFEICGHDAILEKAVDYCIFCHEGQFRKSGEPYAVHPILVATLVGFLSENKSNILAALLHDVIEDTNCTEEELREQFGSEVLKLVLGLTKIIEIREDNLISSKSKKSLTKSALTFRNMLLASIEDVGVLIVKLCDRLHNMLTLDILREDKQKRISEETLVVYAPIAHRLGISSIKNYLEDLSFKYLMPDEYRLIDNYINSNNQEMQLGLNEFISKIELLFLSNGFRQGSFEIQKRIKHSYSIYLKMQRKGIGIEEVLDLLGVRILVEKVSDCYLALGILHTHFNPLVSRFKDYIALPKQNGYQTIHTTLFDAKSIIEAQIRTFDMHKIAEFGIAAHWKYKEDGSVVAPRLDWLTDISMQSINNLENAEDYNAIELYEYAKDSLYVEDVAVYSPKGEIFTLPRGATVLDFAYEVHTKVGLHAKSAYVNRIKVPLLTELKNGDIVRVVTSNDKFYRCSWIDSVKTGKAKASIREFCKQKIREINLASSINMLSFIFGVDKNRIETWIEKENLARRIRQVATDSAYLKDIVNGLKKYAKKSYWFDKYEIKEQKIGNFTLYCNHKIANVDFDFCCHPKRGDAVLAFVKGGNAIVHHKLCDRADKMIDNNQDMVFIKWDSNIPKSYKLIFSLENKKGILAEFLAFLAKMQINLLTINLSSDLNSAVDYFEITMEIPDNINPDSVKDRLKSRCKILDFTSLNDAYKEG; from the coding sequence TTGAAACCAATCGATGAAGAATTATTGCTTGAACAATTAATCGATAATGTAAAAAATTGTAAAGATTTAGAAGCTGCTAAGGCTTTGCTTTTCGAAATTTGTGGCCATGATGCCATTCTTGAAAAAGCGGTAGATTACTGTATATTTTGCCATGAAGGGCAGTTTAGAAAAAGTGGAGAGCCTTATGCGGTACATCCTATTTTAGTAGCAACACTGGTTGGATTTTTAAGTGAAAATAAAAGCAATATTTTAGCTGCTTTATTGCATGATGTGATTGAAGATACAAACTGCACTGAAGAAGAACTTAGAGAGCAGTTTGGTTCTGAGGTTTTAAAACTTGTTTTAGGACTTACTAAAATTATAGAAATTAGAGAAGATAATCTCATTTCATCAAAATCTAAAAAAAGTTTAACTAAATCAGCCTTGACTTTCAGAAATATGCTTTTAGCAAGTATTGAAGATGTTGGGGTTTTGATTGTGAAGTTATGCGATAGGCTGCATAATATGCTTACTCTTGATATTCTAAGAGAAGATAAGCAAAAAAGAATCAGCGAAGAAACTTTAGTTGTATATGCCCCAATAGCCCATAGACTTGGTATTTCAAGCATAAAAAATTATTTGGAAGATCTTAGTTTTAAATATCTTATGCCAGATGAGTATAGGCTTATTGACAATTATATCAACTCCAATAATCAAGAAATGCAATTAGGTTTAAATGAATTTATTTCCAAAATCGAACTTTTATTTTTGAGCAATGGCTTTAGACAAGGTAGTTTTGAAATTCAAAAACGCATTAAGCATAGTTATTCTATTTATCTTAAAATGCAAAGAAAAGGCATTGGTATTGAAGAAGTTCTTGATTTGCTTGGGGTAAGAATTTTGGTTGAAAAAGTAAGTGATTGTTATTTAGCTTTGGGAATTTTACATACACATTTTAATCCCTTGGTTTCGCGTTTTAAGGATTATATAGCCTTGCCTAAACAAAATGGTTATCAAACCATACATACCACACTTTTTGATGCTAAAAGTATTATAGAAGCACAAATTCGAACTTTTGATATGCATAAAATTGCGGAATTTGGTATAGCAGCACATTGGAAATATAAAGAAGATGGCAGTGTGGTTGCACCTCGTCTTGATTGGCTTACAGATATTTCAATGCAAAGTATAAACAATCTTGAAAATGCAGAAGATTATAATGCTATTGAACTTTATGAATATGCTAAAGATAGTCTTTATGTTGAAGATGTCGCAGTTTATTCTCCTAAGGGAGAAATTTTCACTTTGCCTCGTGGTGCAACGGTTCTTGATTTTGCCTATGAAGTGCATACTAAAGTAGGGCTTCATGCAAAAAGTGCTTATGTAAATCGTATTAAAGTGCCTTTGTTAACCGAGCTTAAAAATGGCGATATTGTGCGAGTGGTTACTAGCAATGATAAATTTTATCGCTGTTCTTGGATAGATAGTGTTAAAACAGGAAAAGCAAAAGCAAGTATAAGGGAATTTTGTAAGCAAAAAATCAGAGAGATTAATCTAGCAAGCTCTATTAATATGTTAAGTTTTATTTTTGGAGTTGATAAAAACAGAATTGAAACTTGGATAGAAAAAGAAAATTTAGCCAGACGTATTAGACAAGTAGCAACAGATAGTGCTTATTTGAAAGATATAGTTAATGGTCTTAAAAAATACGCCAAGAAGTCATATTGGTTTGATAAATATGAGATTAAAGAGCAAAAAATAGGAAATTTTACTCTATATTGTAACCATAAAATCGCTAATGTGGATTTTGATTTTTGCTGCCATCCAAAAAGAGGTGATGCTGTTTTAGCTTTTGTTAAAGGTGGTAACGCTATTGTCCATCATAAGCTTTGCGATAGAGCTGATAAAATGATAGATAATAATCAAGATATGGTATTTATAAAATGGGATTCTAACATCCCTAAATCTTATAAATTGATTTTTTCTTTGGAAAATAAAAAAGGTATTTTAGCGGAATTTTTGGCATTTTTAGCTAAAATGCAGATAAATTTATTAACAATTAATTTATCAAGTGATTTAAATTCGGCGGTAGATTATTTTGAGATTACAATGGAAATTCCTGATAATATCAATCCAGATAGTGTCAAGGATAGGTTAAAATCTCGTTGTAAAATTTTAGATTTTACATCTTTAAATGATGCTTATAAAGAAGGTTAA
- the rpoZ gene encoding DNA-directed RNA polymerase subunit omega, protein MDKRIEEVAAKALEKMGNDRYRLSLVVAKRAEQLANGATPLVDFDKNKNKLADIALYEIAENKITLEGLVETNR, encoded by the coding sequence ATGGATAAAAGAATAGAAGAAGTAGCGGCAAAAGCTTTGGAAAAAATGGGTAATGATAGATATCGCCTTTCTTTAGTGGTAGCAAAAAGAGCGGAACAATTGGCAAATGGAGCAACCCCTTTGGTAGACTTTGATAAAAATAAAAATAAACTTGCAGATATAGCTTTATATGAAATTGCAGAAAATAAAATCACTTTAGAGGGTTTAGTTGAAACCAATCGATGA
- the pyrH gene encoding UMP kinase encodes MQERKRVLVKFSGEALAGENGFGIENSILKFIASEIKELIKNQIEVGIVIGGGNIIRGVSAAKGGLIKRTSGDHMGMLATVINAIAIQEALESSGLEVRVQSAIQMEAFCETYIMRRAQRHLEKGRVVVFAAGTGNPYFTTDTTAILRAVEIDADMVIKATKVNGVYDKDPKQFDDAVFLNTLSYDEAMQDNIKVMDDTAIALAKDNKLPIVVCNMFEEGNLLKIIQGDTSLCSIVKNN; translated from the coding sequence ATGCAAGAGAGAAAAAGAGTTTTAGTAAAATTTTCAGGAGAGGCTTTAGCAGGTGAAAATGGCTTTGGTATAGAAAATTCTATTTTAAAATTCATAGCTTCAGAGATTAAAGAACTTATAAAAAATCAAATAGAAGTAGGCATAGTTATAGGCGGTGGTAATATTATTCGCGGAGTAAGTGCTGCTAAGGGCGGATTGATTAAAAGGACAAGTGGAGATCATATGGGAATGCTTGCTACAGTTATCAATGCTATTGCTATACAAGAAGCTTTGGAAAGCTCTGGACTTGAAGTTAGGGTTCAAAGCGCCATTCAGATGGAAGCATTTTGTGAAACTTATATTATGAGAAGAGCACAAAGACACTTAGAAAAAGGTCGTGTTGTGGTTTTTGCTGCAGGTACTGGAAACCCTTATTTTACTACGGATACAACAGCTATTTTAAGAGCTGTGGAAATTGATGCAGATATGGTAATAAAAGCTACAAAAGTTAATGGAGTTTATGATAAAGATCCAAAACAATTTGATGATGCAGTATTTTTAAATACTTTGAGTTATGATGAGGCTATGCAAGATAATATTAAAGTGATGGATGATACAGCTATAGCTTTAGCTAAAGATAACAAACTTCCTATTGTGGTTTGTAATATGTTTGAAGAGGGTAATTTACTTAAAATCATACAAGGTGATACTAGCCTTTGTTCAATCGTTAAAAATAATTAA
- a CDS encoding FtsX-like permease family protein, with translation MKFFKTHLSLILPLLFMMFAFEFILITNATLKHYEELVNKDYNIIVVSKTELDQNVVKTKVPFFAGLESLDPKDLIDRLKNDVSEKNLKVLKDSLPKFYTLKLNSLPDQNELNSIKNQLLNIVGVSKVETFSKTHDKIYSLLILMKFVFWLFLFIIILLAFVLFLKQMRIWLYEHTDRIEIMCLFGAPFWFRSFMLYKVVVVDCFIAFVILLAFFTQIFDLSIIQESLKAVDIIFPPINFILHLTLIFLATLFICLLCVNTVMFKVKR, from the coding sequence ATGAAATTTTTTAAAACACATTTATCTTTAATTTTACCTTTACTTTTTATGATGTTTGCTTTTGAATTTATTTTGATTACAAATGCAACTTTGAAGCATTATGAAGAACTTGTTAATAAAGATTATAATATTATAGTTGTCAGCAAAACTGAACTTGATCAGAATGTAGTAAAAACAAAAGTACCATTTTTTGCTGGACTTGAATCTTTAGATCCTAAGGATTTAATTGATCGTTTGAAAAATGATGTTTCTGAAAAGAATTTGAAAGTTTTAAAAGATTCTCTGCCAAAATTTTATACTTTAAAATTAAATTCTTTACCCGATCAAAATGAACTCAATTCGATTAAAAATCAACTTTTAAATATTGTAGGTGTTAGTAAGGTTGAAACTTTTTCCAAAACCCATGATAAGATATACTCTTTGCTTATTTTGATGAAATTTGTTTTTTGGTTATTTTTGTTTATCATTATTTTACTTGCCTTTGTTTTGTTTTTAAAACAGATGAGAATTTGGCTTTATGAACATACCGATCGTATTGAAATTATGTGTTTATTTGGAGCTCCGTTTTGGTTTAGATCTTTTATGCTTTATAAGGTGGTTGTGGTTGATTGTTTTATTGCTTTTGTTATTTTACTTGCCTTTTTTACCCAAATTTTTGATCTTTCTATTATCCAAGAAAGTTTAAAGGCTGTAGATATTATTTTTCCACCTATTAACTTTATTTTACATTTGACTTTAATTTTTTTAGCTACTTTGTTTATTTGCTTGTTGTGTGTAAATACGGTTATGTTTAAGGTTAAAAGATGA
- a CDS encoding cell division ATP-binding protein FtsE — translation MPNLIQANKLTLGYDELVIKEASFAFKDDDFVFITGKSGSGKSTLLKSFYGDLEPISGKLEVCGSLMNKIGNLELLKLRQRIGIIFQDYKLVQEYSVEKNVMLPLMIKGYSKKVCHDQATKLLKHVNLTFKADKLPNQLSGGEQQRVAMARALAHNPKLLLCDEPTGNLDEYSSDIIWTLLKSARELLGTCVIVVTHRIPSNLRVDYRRFNIENGKMNEIF, via the coding sequence ATGCCTAATTTAATCCAAGCAAATAAACTTACTTTAGGTTATGATGAACTAGTTATTAAAGAAGCAAGTTTTGCTTTTAAGGATGATGATTTTGTTTTTATTACGGGTAAAAGTGGGAGTGGTAAGAGTACGCTTTTAAAGTCTTTTTATGGAGATTTAGAACCTATTTCTGGTAAGCTTGAAGTATGTGGATCTTTGATGAATAAAATTGGAAATTTAGAACTTTTAAAATTGCGTCAAAGAATAGGGATTATTTTTCAAGATTATAAACTTGTACAAGAATATAGTGTTGAAAAAAATGTTATGTTGCCTTTAATGATTAAAGGTTATAGCAAAAAAGTATGCCATGATCAAGCTACTAAGCTTTTAAAGCATGTAAATTTAACTTTTAAAGCAGATAAATTGCCTAATCAACTTAGCGGTGGTGAGCAACAACGCGTCGCTATGGCTAGGGCTTTAGCTCATAATCCAAAGCTTTTGCTTTGCGATGAGCCAACGGGAAATTTGGACGAGTATTCTTCTGATATTATATGGACTCTTTTAAAGTCTGCTAGAGAGCTTTTAGGAACTTGTGTTATAGTGGTAACACATAGAATTCCTAGTAATTTAAGAGTGGATTATCGTCGTTTTAATATAGAAAATGGAAAAATGAATGAAATTTTTTAA
- the trmB gene encoding tRNA (guanosine(46)-N7)-methyltransferase TrmB produces MPNFKSKKIKEINLPYSKDDVEFLWLAKNDNVSLIYTKVQEESFFLQIKKAQNGFVIKGDKHTKPSKIGYLQKALKIFKEGFCEDIINEAFGLKNNALIEKTPFIVDNFNELLSRLQGKIYIEIGFGSGRHLLYQAKENPNVLILGVEIYNPALTQVAKLAKAQNVNNILLIQSDARLLLSVLKSKSVEKIFLHFPVPWDKKPHRRVIGKDFCKECARVLTQNGRFELRTDSFEYFNFTLEQFLTFPAPKFSLRKNENLEISSKYEDRWKKQEKNIYDLWVWNFNQECKNYELNEFNLSSVELSKEDLKKIEQNFKNITIKKDDFFLHFESIYKQDENLLLKVAFGAFNKPEHCYLHLDKTIDFAFKEPFKIQENIKAINELKEILKVQFKI; encoded by the coding sequence GTGCCAAATTTTAAAAGCAAAAAGATCAAAGAAATAAATCTGCCTTATAGCAAGGATGATGTTGAATTTCTTTGGCTTGCTAAGAATGATAATGTTAGTCTTATTTATACAAAGGTTCAAGAAGAGAGTTTTTTTCTGCAGATTAAAAAAGCACAAAATGGTTTTGTGATTAAAGGCGATAAACATACAAAACCTTCTAAAATAGGTTATTTGCAAAAGGCTTTAAAAATCTTTAAAGAAGGTTTTTGTGAGGATATTATCAATGAAGCTTTTGGACTTAAAAATAATGCTTTAATTGAAAAAACACCATTTATCGTTGATAATTTTAATGAGCTTTTATCTAGACTTCAAGGTAAAATTTATATAGAAATAGGCTTTGGATCAGGAAGACATTTGCTTTATCAAGCAAAAGAAAATCCAAATGTTTTAATTTTAGGGGTGGAAATTTACAACCCAGCTTTAACTCAAGTGGCCAAACTTGCTAAAGCACAAAATGTAAATAATATTTTGCTAATCCAAAGTGATGCGAGATTGTTATTGAGTGTATTAAAATCAAAATCAGTTGAAAAGATTTTTTTACATTTTCCTGTTCCTTGGGACAAAAAGCCTCATAGGCGAGTTATTGGGAAAGATTTTTGCAAAGAATGTGCTAGGGTTTTAACCCAAAATGGTCGTTTTGAGCTTAGAACAGATAGTTTTGAGTATTTTAATTTTACTCTAGAACAATTTTTGACTTTTCCTGCTCCAAAATTTAGTCTTAGAAAAAATGAAAATTTAGAAATTTCAAGCAAATATGAAGATAGATGGAAAAAGCAAGAAAAAAATATATATGATCTTTGGGTATGGAATTTTAACCAAGAGTGTAAAAACTATGAGTTAAATGAATTTAATCTCTCATCGGTTGAACTTTCTAAAGAGGATTTGAAAAAAATAGAGCAGAACTTTAAAAATATTACTATAAAAAAAGATGATTTTTTCTTGCATTTTGAAAGCATCTATAAACAAGATGAGAATTTGCTTTTAAAGGTTGCTTTTGGAGCTTTTAATAAGCCTGAACATTGTTATTTGCATCTTGATAAAACGATCGATTTTGCTTTTAAAGAACCATTTAAAATTCAAGAAAATATTAAAGCAATAAATGAATTAAAAGAAATTTTAAAAGTTCAGTTTAAAATATAA
- a CDS encoding fibronectin type III domain-containing protein yields the protein MMKRFRLSFYLSFLTLLLSACSVSQMNSLASSKESAVNESLPKVESLKSLSDMSNIAFEWEPLYNENIKGFYLYRSSDENPDFKLVGTIKDKFQTHYVDTKLEPGTKYRYMMKSFNEQGQISEDGKVIEVSTAPRLEAVPFVQAVTNLPNCIKLIWRPHPDFRVDSYIIERTKGDDKEFKKIAEVKNRLNAEYIDSDLKPNENSSYRIIAVSFNGIKSEPSQVVSSTSKALPPQVEHLSASTDGSNKIILTWDAPTYEDFSYYKVYSTSSSFLPFSVLAKTDKNSYEDIVEGAGKSKYYKVTMVDKDGLESPMSKDGVEGKTLGNPLAPSIILAQSTSEGINLEWSDNDTRAVEYEVRRYGGEQNAVFKGIKEKRLKDVKALPGVEYSYEVIAIDSAGLRSEPSSKVKVAQ from the coding sequence ATGATGAAAAGATTTCGCTTGAGTTTTTACTTGAGTTTTTTAACTCTTTTGCTTAGTGCTTGTAGTGTTTCGCAAATGAATTCGCTAGCTTCAAGTAAAGAGTCTGCTGTAAATGAAAGCTTGCCAAAGGTTGAAAGTTTAAAAAGTCTTAGTGATATGAGTAATATTGCTTTTGAATGGGAGCCTTTATATAATGAAAATATTAAAGGATTTTATTTGTATCGTTCTAGTGATGAAAATCCTGATTTTAAACTTGTAGGCACGATTAAAGATAAGTTTCAAACTCATTATGTAGATACTAAATTAGAGCCTGGTACTAAGTATCGTTATATGATGAAAAGCTTTAATGAGCAAGGACAAATTTCAGAAGATGGCAAGGTTATAGAAGTGAGCACAGCTCCAAGACTTGAAGCTGTTCCTTTTGTTCAAGCTGTGACTAATTTGCCTAATTGTATTAAACTTATTTGGCGTCCGCATCCTGATTTTAGGGTTGATTCTTATATTATTGAAAGAACCAAAGGTGATGATAAAGAATTTAAAAAAATTGCAGAAGTAAAAAATCGTTTAAACGCTGAATACATCGATAGTGATTTAAAACCTAATGAAAATTCAAGTTATAGAATTATTGCTGTGAGTTTTAATGGGATAAAGAGTGAGCCAAGTCAAGTTGTAAGTTCTACAAGCAAGGCTTTGCCTCCTCAAGTTGAGCATTTAAGTGCTAGCACAGATGGTTCTAATAAAATCATTTTAACTTGGGATGCTCCTACATATGAAGATTTTTCTTATTATAAAGTTTATTCTACGAGCTCAAGTTTCCTTCCTTTTAGTGTTTTGGCAAAGACTGATAAAAATTCTTATGAGGATATAGTAGAAGGAGCAGGTAAAAGCAAGTATTATAAAGTAACAATGGTGGATAAAGATGGTCTTGAAAGTCCTATGTCAAAAGATGGTGTAGAAGGTAAAACTTTGGGCAACCCTTTGGCTCCTAGTATTATTTTGGCTCAAAGCACAAGCGAAGGGATAAATTTAGAATGGAGTGATAATGATACTAGAGCTGTTGAGTATGAAGTAAGACGCTATGGCGGGGAGCAAAATGCAGTTTTTAAAGGCATTAAAGAAAAGCGATTAAAAGATGTAAAAGCTTTGCCAGGGGTGGAATATAGTTATGAAGTTATTGCTATTGATTCAGCCGGGCTTCGTTCAGAACCTTCAAGCAAAGTTAAGGTAGCTCAGTAG
- a CDS encoding RluA family pseudouridine synthase: MQTFLVDENSRLDVFLAKKLNQSRNQIALLIEKDCVQVNDKIQDKNSFKLKNGDIISIISLKPCDGIKPQFEVDFDIDVLYEDEDLLVLNKPSNLVVHGASSVKNATLVDWLIEKKYTLSNLGGEIRAGLVHRLDKDTSGAILIAKNNFTHQKLSEQLADKSMGRIYLALIDLPLKEDKIIVEKFLMRSPSNAIKKIAIDKENKFSKNAKSAFINVVKTENLTLMAAKLFTGRTHQIRAHLASLNRHILGDSLYGYKGKYDCRIMLHAYFLYFIHPKTKEQIFVKAPLMEDFKNIMFEQINLGENDEKISLEFLLEFFNSFA; encoded by the coding sequence ATGCAAACTTTTTTAGTAGATGAAAATTCAAGGCTTGATGTGTTTTTGGCTAAAAAATTAAACCAAAGTCGCAATCAAATTGCTTTACTTATAGAAAAAGATTGCGTACAGGTTAATGATAAAATTCAAGATAAAAATTCATTTAAGCTTAAAAATGGTGATATTATTTCTATTATAAGTTTAAAGCCTTGTGATGGGATAAAACCCCAGTTTGAAGTGGATTTTGATATTGATGTGTTATACGAAGATGAAGACTTGCTTGTTTTAAATAAACCTTCAAATTTAGTCGTTCATGGAGCAAGTAGCGTTAAAAATGCCACTTTGGTGGATTGGTTAATAGAAAAAAAATATACTTTATCAAATTTAGGAGGAGAGATAAGAGCTGGTCTTGTTCATAGATTAGATAAAGATACAAGCGGAGCTATACTGATAGCGAAAAATAACTTCACCCATCAAAAATTAAGCGAACAGCTTGCAGATAAAAGCATGGGAAGAATTTACCTTGCGTTAATTGATTTGCCACTAAAAGAAGATAAAATTATAGTAGAAAAATTTTTAATGCGTTCGCCTTCTAATGCTATTAAAAAAATAGCCATAGATAAGGAAAATAAATTCAGTAAAAACGCAAAATCAGCTTTTATAAATGTAGTAAAAACTGAAAATTTAACTTTGATGGCTGCTAAGCTTTTTACAGGAAGAACTCATCAAATTAGAGCGCATTTGGCTAGTTTAAATCGCCATATTTTAGGCGATAGTTTGTATGGTTATAAGGGTAAGTATGATTGTAGGATAATGTTGCATGCTTATTTTTTGTATTTTATCCATCCAAAAACCAAAGAGCAAATTTTTGTTAAAGCACCTTTGATGGAAGATTTTAAAAACATTATGTTTGAACAAATTAATTTAGGAGAGAATGATGAAAAGATTTCGCTTGAGTTTTTACTTGAGTTTTTTAACTCTTTTGCTTAG